The sequence CAGTAGGCCTGGATGCCCAAGTCATACGTGGAATCAGCATACCTTTTCCTGTAGCATCCACGTCCAACATAGATTTAGAGTTCGCTGCAGCACCAGTTGTGTTAATTCCGACGCCTTGACCAAGCGAAGAGTAAATGTTGGCACCCAATACAGCGGTTAAGATGAGTGTAAATTTTCCTAGCTTCATATTTTCTTATTTTAAGGATTTTTGCTTTACAAAAAAATGAAATGTGAAATCAAATATACCAGTATTTTGGTAGTTAACGAAAAAAAAATAACCAAGGGGTTCAAAATTACGACAAACGACATAGTTTTCATATTTTAACTAGATATCTATCCGATAAAGAATGCCCACATTAACACCTCCCCAAAAAAAGTGAGAAGTCCGTTTAGTATCGTATAGTGTGCCATCCAAAAGAGAATTTGGTCCTGGAGTAATTCCATCATCTTTCAATGGAATGCCATCGTGACCGCGCATATTATTTACTCCATATGCAATTCTGACACCACCGTTCAAAAACAAATCTTCTGCAAGATACATATCAAATCCAAAACCAATTATTGGCGCATAATACGTCTTATTCCAAGAAGATATCGTGTTTTTTTCTACTACATATTGATCTTTGGTACTTGAAGATTTATAATTAGCACTAAATAGCATACCATATTGAAATCCTAACTCAAAATATGCACCTGACTCCAACATATACTTAGCATATAATGGGATATCAAATCCGGTAAATTTAACTCCACTTTCATATGAAACCTGATTACCTGCCAGGGTATCCAAACCTGTCCATTTCAAATTATAAGTAGTAAAAGCAGGATTAAGGCCTATTCCAATATGATTATTGGCATACCAAAAAAAAGCAAGTCCATAAGAACTTCCAAAACCAGGTTGAACCTTAGAATCTTCTCCCCATTTATTCAAATTTTTATTAAAATTCCAGGTTGATTTTATCATATAATTTGCCCCGAATAGCAAAGAAGAACTATATCGCTTTATGCTATCCGGTCTTTTCTTTTTTTGAGAAAAGGCTTGAAAGCCAATACTTATGGAAATTAATACAAGTAAAATTACTTTTTTCATTTGTATCCTTTGTACTAAATTCAATAATTAAGGTTCTATTTTTTATTTCCATAATTTTCAACAGTATATTTGCATGATGTCGAAACGTTGGTTCATACTTTTTACAATTATCTCTTTTTCAGCGATAGGTCAAAATTCAAAATTAAGTCCCGAATTCTATTGTGAAGCGCAATTTCACCAATTGGAACAAGTTGAGCCTAAAATTGAAACTATCATTGAATGGGCAAAAAAAAGGACAGGTAAAACCTTCCGAATTAAAAATGAAATAAAGGGACCGTTAAGTTTGCATTACTTATTAGAAGAAACTTATCAGGGTCTTCCAATATTCTTTTCCACTTTCAAAGTTAACACCACCAAAAAAGGACAAATTTTATCTACTTTTAATTCTACCCGAACTTTTGAATCCACTCAAGGGGATTTCCCCCCCCATACAGCAATTTCTGAATTTCTAAATAGTCTTGGCAACTTTCCATGGAAACTTATAGAAGAAGAAAATGGATATTTTGTTCACAATTCTGAATTAATTCGATGTAAACGGATACAACACACCGATGAAAATAATCAATATCGGGAAACAATCCTTGATCAGGAAGGGCAAGTTTTGTATTCCAATGATTTACTAGTATATTTCCAAGAATCTGTTAAACTTGAAATAGATACTCCTTGTACCGGAAATATTTATTTTCCGGATCCTTTAACCAGTTCAGGAAATTCGTACGGAGGTCCATGGGTAGATAATTCAAACAACAATTCAATAGAATTAAGTTCCCAATTAGTTTCCAAGCAAGTAACATGTAGTTTTAGCAATGACAGCT comes from Bacteroidia bacterium and encodes:
- a CDS encoding outer membrane beta-barrel protein, producing the protein MKKVILLVLISISIGFQAFSQKKKRPDSIKRYSSSLLFGANYMIKSTWNFNKNLNKWGEDSKVQPGFGSSYGLAFFWYANNHIGIGLNPAFTTYNLKWTGLDTLAGNQVSYESGVKFTGFDIPLYAKYMLESGAYFELGFQYGMLFSANYKSSSTKDQYVVEKNTISSWNKTYYAPIIGFGFDMYLAEDLFLNGGVRIAYGVNNMRGHDGIPLKDDGITPGPNSLLDGTLYDTKRTSHFFWGGVNVGILYRIDI